A single Desulfovibrio piger DNA region contains:
- a CDS encoding recombinase family protein produces MAGAYGYIRVSSTDQNESRQRIALERQAIRSDRIFMDKLSGKDFQRPQYQAMLKKLRAGDLLCITSIDRLGRNYEEILEQWRIITKEKRVDILVLDMPLLDTRRDKNLLGTFIADLVLQVLSFVAQNERENIRSRQAEGIAAAKGRGVRFGRKIKPLPDNFLENCDLWRNGQISGLEAAKRCRMPQSTFYRKAGRLRENDANSV; encoded by the coding sequence ATGGCAGGAGCTTACGGATATATTCGCGTATCCAGTACGGATCAGAACGAAAGCCGTCAGCGCATCGCCCTTGAGCGGCAGGCCATCCGGTCAGACCGCATTTTCATGGACAAACTGTCGGGCAAGGATTTTCAGCGCCCGCAGTATCAGGCCATGCTCAAAAAGCTCAGAGCCGGGGATCTGCTCTGCATTACGAGCATTGACCGGCTGGGCAGAAACTATGAGGAAATTCTGGAACAGTGGCGGATAATTACCAAAGAGAAGCGCGTGGATATCCTCGTTCTGGACATGCCTCTGCTTGACACCCGGCGCGACAAAAACCTGCTCGGTACCTTTATTGCCGATCTTGTTTTGCAGGTACTTTCCTTTGTGGCTCAGAACGAACGGGAGAATATCCGTAGCAGGCAGGCCGAAGGTATCGCTGCAGCCAAAGGGCGCGGTGTGCGTTTTGGACGCAAAATCAAACCCCTGCCGGACAACTTTCTGGAAAATTGCGACCTCTGGCGCAATGGCCAAATCTCAGGGCTGGAAGCGGCCAAAAGATGCCGAATGCCTCAAAGCACCTTTTACCGGAAAGCTGGACGGCTTCGGGAAAATGACGCTAATAGTGTCTAA
- a CDS encoding protein MobC, with the protein MTITVTQLKEIRQEFATLKPASVTLDGNRTMSMKEAVFALAPTLERMKKRGFDTQEIVERLHEKGIEVKPQTLTKYLTEARRQREGRKAKRQDTPPPPPKREQRSSFITPDIPDDEL; encoded by the coding sequence ATGACCATCACCGTCACGCAGCTGAAGGAAATCAGACAGGAGTTTGCGACACTCAAACCCGCTTCTGTCACGCTGGACGGGAATCGAACCATGTCCATGAAGGAAGCCGTCTTCGCTCTGGCCCCGACGCTGGAGCGAATGAAGAAGCGCGGCTTCGACACACAGGAGATTGTCGAGCGCTTGCACGAAAAGGGTATTGAGGTGAAACCCCAAACCCTGACCAAGTATCTGACCGAAGCCAGACGGCAACGGGAAGGACGAAAGGCAAAGAGGCAAGACACACCCCCGCCGCCTCCGAAACGCGAACAACGCTCCAGCTTCATTACTCCTGATATACCCGATGATGAACTGTGA
- a CDS encoding amidohydrolase family protein, with the protein MAAILDKFPKLRVCAAHLGGFRQRKYALDVLADRNVWMDTSSCM; encoded by the coding sequence ATGGCCGCCATTCTGGACAAGTTCCCGAAGCTCCGGGTTTGCGCCGCGCATCTGGGGGGCTTCCGGCAAAGGAAGTACGCGCTGGACGTGCTGGCCGACCGCAACGTCTGGATGGACACGTCCTCCTGCATGTAG
- a CDS encoding transposase: MSPEPSNVNDTVPAGELLVDLSADKLLADRAYDSDAVLEQARQQKMEAVIPSRKCRRHQREYDAHVYKERHLVECFFAKLKSFRRIATRYEKLAATFRANVMLAACLIWLQ, translated from the coding sequence ATGAGTCCTGAGCCTAGCAACGTAAACGATACGGTACCCGCCGGAGAATTGCTTGTGGATTTGTCCGCGGACAAGCTCCTTGCAGATCGTGCCTATGACAGCGATGCAGTGCTGGAGCAGGCACGGCAACAAAAGATGGAAGCGGTTATTCCCTCCCGAAAATGCAGACGTCATCAGCGGGAGTATGATGCCCATGTGTACAAGGAGCGTCATCTGGTCGAATGCTTTTTTGCAAAGCTCAAGTCATTTCGACGCATTGCAACCCGCTATGAAAAATTGGCCGCGACATTCCGGGCAAATGTCATGTTAGCGGCCTGTCTGATTTGGCTGCAATAA
- a CDS encoding amidohydrolase, with protein MERLAEEIRRKAGEAGPRLTALRRHLHRHPEPAWGEYLTASMAARALREAGFRLTLGANALRPSARPRQPEAAFCAAQSGRALNEGADPGLVACMAGGLTGLWGDLDLDAPGTPEDERGPLVAFRFDMDANTGITEAADPDHVPAAQGFASCHAGCMHACGHDGHVALGMELARLLGGLRNELSRSLSGRIRLIFQPAEEEGEGAPGMVAAGAVDGVRALFGLHLSMQASRSGDLVCGTDKFLATTNFEVFFTGQSAHAGLAPHEGRNALLAACTAVTNLLAIARHGQGASRINVGEMHVSETPNIIPARAWLRGETRGENGDINGYMLAEARRVVDGAARMHGCRSRFLCQSHCPGAMSSPELVDLVERTARDMGTFREVRRKADFWASEDFGWFMNKVQEDGGLAAYLQLGADRPDGHHTSHFTFDERVLPRGLELLARLAVAVLARRPD; from the coding sequence ATGGAACGTCTTGCGGAGGAGATCCGACGAAAGGCCGGGGAAGCCGGCCCGCGACTGACGGCCCTGCGCCGCCATCTGCACCGCCATCCTGAACCGGCCTGGGGCGAATACCTGACCGCCTCGATGGCGGCCCGTGCCCTGCGGGAAGCCGGTTTCCGGCTCACCCTGGGGGCCAACGCCCTGCGCCCCTCGGCCCGCCCCCGCCAGCCCGAGGCGGCCTTCTGCGCGGCCCAGAGCGGCCGGGCCCTCAACGAGGGCGCCGATCCCGGTCTGGTGGCCTGCATGGCCGGGGGCCTCACGGGCCTGTGGGGCGATCTGGATCTGGACGCTCCCGGCACCCCCGAAGACGAACGCGGCCCGCTGGTGGCCTTCCGTTTCGACATGGACGCCAATACCGGCATCACCGAAGCCGCGGACCCGGATCACGTCCCCGCGGCGCAGGGCTTCGCCTCCTGTCATGCAGGCTGCATGCATGCCTGCGGCCACGACGGCCATGTGGCCCTGGGCATGGAGCTGGCCCGGCTGCTGGGCGGCCTGCGGAACGAGCTGTCCCGCAGCCTGAGCGGCCGCATCCGCCTAATCTTCCAGCCTGCCGAGGAAGAGGGCGAGGGCGCGCCCGGCATGGTGGCCGCCGGGGCCGTGGACGGCGTCCGGGCCCTGTTCGGCCTGCACCTGAGCATGCAGGCCAGCCGCAGCGGCGATCTGGTCTGCGGTACGGACAAGTTCCTGGCCACCACCAATTTCGAAGTCTTCTTCACCGGCCAGAGCGCCCATGCCGGGCTGGCCCCGCACGAGGGGCGCAACGCCCTGCTGGCCGCCTGTACGGCCGTGACCAATCTGCTGGCCATCGCCCGCCACGGTCAGGGCGCCTCGCGCATCAACGTGGGCGAGATGCACGTCAGCGAGACCCCCAACATCATCCCGGCCCGGGCCTGGCTGCGCGGCGAGACCCGCGGCGAGAACGGGGACATCAACGGCTACATGCTGGCCGAGGCCCGGCGCGTGGTGGACGGCGCGGCGCGCATGCACGGCTGCCGCAGCCGCTTTCTTTGCCAGAGCCACTGCCCGGGCGCCATGTCCAGCCCCGAGCTGGTGGATCTGGTGGAACGCACGGCCCGGGACATGGGCACCTTCCGCGAGGTGCGCCGCAAGGCCGACTTCTGGGCCTCGGAGGACTTTGGCTGGTTCATGAACAAGGTGCAGGAGGACGGCGGCCTGGCGGCCTATCTGCAACTGGGCGCCGACAGGCCCGACGGGCACCACACCAGCCATTTCACCTTTGACGAGCGCGTCCTGCCCCGGGGCCTGGAACTGCTGGCACGGCTGGCCGTGGCCGTACTGGCACGGCGCCCGGACTGA
- the mobV gene encoding MobV family relaxase, whose translation MDKFKKEAIRGIQSHNRRERESHSNPDIDYDRSAANYELHEVASSNYAEAIQNRIDDLLLVKAVRKDAVRMCGLIVTSDKAFFDALTPEETRRFFEESKAFLTEFVGAENVVSAMVHMDEKTPHMHFLHVPVTPDGRLNANKIYTRQSLRKLQAGLPAHLQSRGFVIERGVEQTPGSAKRHLDTREFKQQQEALEKLIQESEETSRNSRQLINALEQREEELRKSIEEYERQAEEAEKVLREETELPKASFLNYPSVLKKASSLIEELKKALAVKHLVQTEKEILQREVDTLRGKLTRLEAGYTAHRKQSHEEKKELENQLKKMKRIMAGYREFLLLPEIRPLHIEFVERRRAEQLQRQQEEERQRQEQEARDRERRQAHSTRGMRMR comes from the coding sequence ATGGACAAATTCAAGAAGGAGGCCATACGCGGCATCCAGAGTCACAACCGGCGGGAACGGGAGAGCCACAGCAACCCCGATATTGACTACGACAGGAGCGCGGCGAACTACGAGCTGCACGAAGTCGCCTCATCGAACTATGCCGAGGCCATTCAGAACCGCATTGACGATCTCCTGCTGGTCAAGGCCGTGAGAAAGGACGCCGTGCGCATGTGCGGGCTTATCGTCACCTCGGACAAGGCGTTTTTTGATGCTCTCACGCCGGAGGAAACAAGGCGTTTCTTTGAGGAGAGCAAAGCCTTTCTCACGGAATTTGTGGGCGCGGAGAATGTCGTTTCCGCAATGGTTCACATGGATGAAAAGACGCCGCACATGCACTTCCTTCATGTGCCGGTGACGCCGGACGGAAGGCTCAACGCCAACAAAATCTATACCCGTCAGAGTCTGCGGAAACTGCAAGCCGGGCTTCCCGCCCATCTGCAAAGCCGGGGCTTCGTCATTGAACGCGGCGTGGAACAGACACCCGGTTCCGCGAAAAGGCATCTGGATACCCGCGAGTTCAAGCAGCAACAGGAAGCTTTGGAAAAATTGATTCAGGAATCCGAAGAGACTTCCCGAAATTCACGGCAGCTTATCAACGCATTGGAACAGCGTGAGGAAGAGTTGAGAAAGAGCATTGAAGAGTATGAGCGGCAGGCTGAGGAAGCGGAAAAGGTGCTTCGGGAGGAGACCGAACTACCGAAAGCCTCTTTTCTCAATTATCCGTCCGTGCTGAAAAAAGCCTCTTCCCTCATTGAAGAACTGAAAAAGGCGCTTGCCGTCAAACACCTTGTCCAGACGGAGAAGGAAATCCTGCAACGGGAAGTGGATACCCTTCGCGGAAAACTGACGCGGCTTGAAGCGGGATACACGGCCCACAGAAAACAAAGCCATGAGGAAAAAAAGGAGCTGGAGAATCAGTTGAAGAAAATGAAGAGAATCATGGCGGGCTATCGGGAGTTTTTGCTTCTGCCGGAAATCCGGCCGCTGCATATCGAGTTCGTGGAGCGCAGGCGCGCCGAACAGCTCCAACGTCAGCAGGAAGAGGAACGGCAGCGGCAGGAGCAGGAAGCGCGGGACAGGGAGCGTCGGCAGGCGCACTCCACCCGTGGCATGAGAATGAGGTGA
- a CDS encoding DMT family transporter: protein MPWLALCTAVVTEIIWGLSLKWAPTTSRPLVAALIPIVLSFLNMGLLSYAMRFLPAGLSYALWTGLGSIGVAVGGMLFFQDRISLPQAGFMLLILVGCIGARLAAPQD, encoded by the coding sequence ATGCCCTGGCTTGCCTTGTGCACCGCAGTCGTCACGGAAATTATCTGGGGCCTGAGCCTCAAATGGGCTCCCACGACCTCCCGTCCCCTTGTTGCCGCCCTCATCCCCATTGTCCTGAGCTTCCTCAACATGGGCCTGCTGTCTTACGCCATGCGCTTCCTGCCCGCTGGCCTGTCCTACGCGCTGTGGACCGGCCTCGGCTCCATCGGCGTGGCCGTGGGCGGCATGCTCTTCTTTCAAGACCGCATCTCCCTGCCCCAGGCCGGCTTCATGCTGCTGATCCTCGTGGGCTGCATCGGCGCCCGCCTCGCAGCCCCGCAGGACTGA
- the cls gene encoding cardiolipin synthase, translating to MTAHLLSWGAVCHALLHKRDPRSALGWIVTVLFLPGVGIVLYCLFGISRAESLAARLMRKMAAIEPDYAHHPEVVCHRTAIAPPQEWPLEVLGRRLTGQTLCNGNGILPLRNGNEAYPAMLRAINRASRQVFLSTYIFRGGSVGESFTEALCHAARRGVDVRLLVDGFGGAVYSLRKPWKRIPRAGGKLARFLPPRLFPPSLSINLRNHRKLLVCDDTAFTGGMNIADNHVLGKHPGGVQDLHFRCEGPIVDQLRRAFLLDWGFATGEFDQRDLPPSSNIMSGDSLCRMVLDGPGTEADPLNDLYCGIIGSAQHTVRIMTPYFLPSHELIAALRSAAQRGVSVRVVLPGKNNLPFVHWATFRLLPVLLEAGVRVWFQPPPFAHTKLLAVDGYYCQIGSANLDARSMRLNFELNMEVFDPEFHTAMALHMDMTMARSREVTLKDLKQRPLILKLRDAACWLFSPYL from the coding sequence GTGACAGCGCACCTTCTGTCCTGGGGGGCCGTCTGCCATGCCCTGCTCCACAAGCGCGATCCGCGCTCGGCGCTGGGCTGGATCGTGACGGTCCTTTTTTTGCCGGGCGTCGGCATCGTGCTGTACTGCCTGTTCGGCATCAGCCGTGCCGAAAGCCTGGCGGCCCGCCTCATGCGCAAAATGGCCGCCATCGAACCCGACTACGCCCACCATCCCGAGGTCGTCTGCCACCGCACGGCCATCGCGCCGCCGCAGGAGTGGCCCCTGGAGGTCCTGGGGCGCCGCCTGACGGGCCAGACCCTGTGCAACGGCAACGGCATCCTGCCCCTGCGTAACGGCAACGAGGCCTACCCGGCCATGCTGCGCGCCATCAACCGGGCCAGCAGGCAGGTCTTCCTCTCCACCTACATCTTCCGCGGCGGCAGCGTGGGCGAAAGCTTCACCGAGGCCCTGTGCCATGCCGCCCGGCGCGGCGTGGACGTGCGCCTGCTGGTGGACGGCTTCGGCGGTGCCGTCTATTCGCTGCGCAAGCCCTGGAAGCGCATCCCCAGGGCCGGCGGCAAGCTGGCGCGCTTCCTGCCGCCCCGCCTGTTCCCGCCCAGCCTCAGCATCAACCTGCGCAACCACCGCAAGCTGCTCGTCTGCGACGATACGGCCTTCACCGGCGGCATGAACATCGCCGACAACCACGTCCTCGGCAAACATCCCGGCGGCGTGCAGGACCTGCATTTCCGCTGTGAGGGCCCCATCGTGGACCAGCTGCGCCGGGCCTTCCTGCTGGACTGGGGCTTCGCCACCGGCGAATTCGACCAGCGCGACCTGCCGCCCAGCAGCAACATCATGTCCGGGGACAGCCTGTGCCGCATGGTGCTGGACGGCCCCGGCACCGAGGCCGACCCGCTCAATGACCTGTACTGCGGGATCATCGGCAGCGCCCAGCATACGGTGCGCATCATGACGCCCTATTTTTTGCCGTCGCACGAGCTCATCGCCGCCCTGCGCAGCGCGGCCCAGCGGGGCGTCAGCGTGCGGGTGGTCCTGCCCGGCAAGAACAACCTGCCCTTCGTCCACTGGGCCACCTTCCGCCTGCTGCCCGTCCTGCTGGAAGCGGGCGTGCGCGTATGGTTCCAGCCGCCGCCCTTTGCCCACACCAAGCTGCTGGCTGTGGACGGCTATTACTGCCAGATAGGTTCCGCCAACCTGGACGCCCGCAGCATGCGCCTGAACTTCGAGCTGAACATGGAGGTCTTCGACCCCGAATTCCATACCGCCATGGCCCTGCACATGGACATGACCATGGCCCGCAGCCGCGAAGTGACCCTGAAGGACCTGAAGCAGCGCCCCCTGATCCTCAAGCTGCGTGACGCCGCCTGCTGGCTGTTCTCGCCGTATCTGTAA
- a CDS encoding universal stress protein produces MIYQRVLVPVSGKNSGERASRALRHARTLCSGEIILLHVTEALPKLVGGAAHTELERSDAARGETLLAPLAEALKQDGVACRCIVREGLPADTIVTVGHEEGVDMIVMYTDGRDGLADMLIGSITERVLRNTDIPLLAVRR; encoded by the coding sequence ATGATCTACCAACGTGTCCTCGTGCCCGTGAGCGGCAAAAATTCCGGCGAACGCGCTTCCAGGGCCCTGCGCCATGCCAGGACCCTGTGCTCCGGCGAGATCATCCTGCTGCATGTGACCGAAGCCCTGCCCAAGCTGGTGGGCGGTGCCGCCCATACCGAACTGGAACGCTCCGATGCCGCCAGGGGCGAGACCCTGCTGGCGCCGCTGGCTGAAGCGCTGAAACAGGACGGCGTGGCCTGCCGCTGCATCGTGCGTGAAGGCCTGCCCGCCGATACCATCGTCACCGTGGGCCATGAAGAAGGCGTGGACATGATCGTCATGTATACCGACGGCCGTGACGGCCTGGCCGACATGCTCATCGGTTCCATCACCGAGCGCGTGCTGCGCAATACCGACATCCCGCTGCTGGCTGTGCGCCGCTAG
- a CDS encoding MFS transporter translates to MNAPSPSCPDDAAARRLARSMAVVSAFCLTGDTMLYIALPLFWQECGLTALWQVGVLLAVNRLVRLPLNPLVRLLYTRIDQRTGMALAVVLAASTTLLYGVARCFALWLLLRCLWGLAWTLLRLGSLFALMAASRKDNRGYLMGSYNGLVRLGSLLGMIGGGLLADLLGFPTVALLFGALTLTGLPLALTRIPRSSRATGAASRAATSLLSGLHLRQPGMRRIFITGLLVALVFQGIYAATLSRMVALHVGELALAGGLVMGCATLAGTLQALRWLWEPWLAPWFGRLSDGPRGRGPVLCACLGGGACALALVALSLPAPLWLPLLLCSQLCATGLGTLSDAAASDTAEQHGHPTHTLASYAFIVDCGAAAGPVLAYGVQGLWGMDAAYLTAAALLLCLLPLWMRREATRAHS, encoded by the coding sequence ATGAACGCCCCCTCCCCGTCCTGCCCCGATGACGCCGCGGCCCGGCGCCTGGCCCGCAGCATGGCCGTGGTCTCGGCCTTTTGCCTGACCGGCGATACCATGCTCTACATCGCCCTGCCCCTGTTCTGGCAGGAATGCGGCCTGACCGCGCTCTGGCAGGTGGGCGTGCTGCTGGCCGTCAACCGCCTGGTGCGTCTGCCGCTCAACCCGCTGGTGCGCCTGCTCTACACCCGCATCGACCAGCGCACCGGCATGGCCCTGGCCGTGGTGCTGGCCGCCTCGACCACCCTGCTGTACGGCGTGGCCCGATGCTTCGCTCTCTGGCTGCTGCTGCGCTGCCTCTGGGGACTGGCCTGGACGCTCCTGCGCCTCGGCTCCCTGTTCGCCCTGATGGCGGCCTCGCGCAAGGACAATCGCGGCTATCTCATGGGCAGTTACAACGGCCTCGTGCGCCTGGGCAGCCTGCTGGGCATGATCGGCGGCGGCCTCCTGGCCGATTTGCTGGGCTTCCCCACCGTGGCCCTGCTCTTCGGGGCCCTGACCCTGACGGGCCTGCCGCTGGCCCTGACCCGCATCCCCCGCAGCAGCCGCGCCACCGGAGCGGCGAGCCGGGCGGCCACATCCCTGCTGTCGGGACTGCACCTGCGCCAGCCCGGCATGCGGCGCATCTTCATCACGGGGCTGCTGGTGGCCCTGGTCTTCCAGGGCATCTACGCCGCCACCCTGAGCCGCATGGTGGCCCTGCATGTGGGCGAACTGGCCCTGGCCGGCGGCCTCGTCATGGGCTGCGCCACCCTGGCCGGCACGCTGCAGGCCCTGCGCTGGCTCTGGGAACCCTGGCTGGCGCCGTGGTTCGGCCGCCTTTCCGACGGCCCGCGCGGCCGGGGCCCGGTGCTGTGCGCCTGCCTTGGCGGCGGCGCCTGCGCGCTGGCCCTGGTGGCCCTGTCCCTGCCCGCCCCGTTGTGGCTGCCGCTGCTGCTCTGCTCGCAGCTCTGCGCCACGGGCCTGGGCACCCTCTCCGATGCCGCCGCTTCGGACACGGCCGAGCAGCACGGCCATCCCACGCACACGCTGGCCTCCTATGCCTTCATCGTGGATTGCGGCGCGGCCGCGGGCCCGGTGCTGGCCTATGGCGTGCAGGGCCTCTGGGGCATGGATGCGGCCTACCTTACGGCAGCGGCCCTGCTGCTCTGCCTGCTGCCGCTCTGGATGCGCAGAGAGGCGACAAGGGCACACTCATGA
- a CDS encoding CNNM domain-containing protein — translation MLTLILAIGVAVVISFTCSLTEAALYAVPWSAIEKIRNDGRPVGEVLFRLRSNVEKPIAAILTLNTVANTAGSAVAGAAFMAAFGAEYMALFAAGFTVLILAFGEIVPKTLGVAYATSIAVVLARPLEVAVKLLTPVIWLTGLLTRLLTPPSNGPDISEDDIRAVTSLSRQAGQIKAYEEAYIRNILALDQKRVYDIMTPRTVVFSLPEDMTAAEAYKNPRLWHVSRIPVYGEDNEDLVGLVDRRTILHCLLEEKGETPLSAIMKPLHFVLESQTLDKLLKELLHSRSHLFAVLDEYGGLAGVVTLEDVFEEMLGSEIMDESDSVADLRQMARQRRQALRAAGLLEQQKKEKQAGQPRS, via the coding sequence ATGCTCACCCTGATTCTCGCTATCGGTGTCGCTGTCGTCATCTCCTTCACCTGCTCCCTGACGGAGGCGGCCCTGTACGCCGTGCCCTGGTCGGCCATCGAGAAGATACGCAACGACGGCAGGCCCGTGGGGGAAGTGCTCTTCCGTCTGCGCAGCAATGTGGAAAAACCCATCGCCGCCATCCTGACCCTGAACACCGTGGCCAACACCGCGGGCTCCGCCGTGGCGGGCGCGGCCTTCATGGCGGCTTTCGGCGCCGAATACATGGCCCTGTTCGCCGCCGGGTTCACGGTGCTCATCCTGGCCTTCGGCGAGATCGTGCCCAAGACCCTGGGCGTGGCCTATGCCACCTCCATCGCCGTGGTGCTGGCCCGGCCGCTGGAAGTGGCGGTCAAGCTGCTGACCCCGGTCATCTGGCTGACGGGCCTGCTGACCCGTTTGCTGACCCCGCCGTCCAACGGCCCGGACATCTCCGAGGACGACATCCGCGCCGTCACCAGCCTGTCGCGCCAGGCCGGGCAGATCAAGGCCTATGAGGAGGCCTACATCCGCAACATCCTGGCCCTGGACCAGAAGCGGGTCTACGACATCATGACCCCGCGCACCGTGGTCTTCTCCCTGCCCGAAGACATGACCGCCGCCGAGGCCTACAAGAACCCGCGCCTGTGGCATGTGAGCCGCATCCCCGTCTACGGCGAGGACAACGAGGATCTGGTGGGCCTGGTGGACCGCCGCACCATCCTCCACTGCCTGCTGGAAGAAAAAGGCGAGACGCCGCTTTCCGCCATCATGAAGCCCCTGCACTTCGTGCTGGAGAGCCAGACCCTGGACAAGCTGCTCAAGGAGCTGCTGCACTCGCGTTCGCACCTGTTCGCCGTGCTCGACGAATACGGCGGCCTTGCCGGCGTGGTGACGCTGGAGGACGTGTTCGAGGAGATGCTTGGCAGCGAGATCATGGACGAGAGCGACAGCGTGGCCGACCTGCGCCAGATGGCCCGGCAGCGGCGCCAGGCCCTGCGCGCCGCCGGTCTGCTGGAACAGCAGAAAAAGGAAAAACAGGCGGGACAGCCCCGGTCATGA